The DNA region CGTATCAAATAAGTTTCGTTCGTCTGGCTGACTTGCTACCTCAATTTTAGCAATCATTCAACTGAATGAATAGAGGTTTTACCGCATATTCTAGGCCTTTTTGCGCTATACCTGAGCGGACATTCTGCACTGAGCCACGGGGACGGATGGCTGGTCGCGCCGCCGGCGACTGTGGCGGTCTCCGCAGGTTCGCCAAGGCTTAGCCCCCTGTGCCTGAGAAGCCCCAAGCCCTCGGAAGTGCTGATAGGTATCCGGCGGGGTGGCAATGCTGAATGGGTGTCGTCCCTGCTTCAGGAACATGAACCACGGCGAACAGCGCGCCGGCAGCGCATGGTGTGGACCATGGGAGAGGGAGCCGTCCCGGACTTGAAAAGTAAGCATGCTTGCTATTAGGTTGGTGTCAGCTTCGCCGCCTGGCCCCCATCAGGCGGACGGCGTTAGGAAAGCCTCGCGGTCCCAGTGCTGCGAGGCTTTTCGCTACCCGCGTGTACAGGGGTGTCAGGATCCGAATCGGCAGAGGGAGTTATGCAATGGCTCAGGGCGATATCGAGACGTACTACGAGGACGGCCAGTGGAAGAACAAGCGTGAGGGTACTGACCGCGCGTTCGGTGCCGGCTATGGCACCAAGGACGAGGCAGTAGCCGCGGGCCGGGAAGCGGCCCAGGCTGACCAGGTCGAGCACGTCATCAAGAACCAGGACGGCCAGATCGGCTCTAAGAACAGTTACGGCAACGATCCGCGGAACGTCCCGGGCTGATTGCTGAGCGACGCCTTTGCGTTGCGGCTTGCTTGGGGGCACAAGAAAGGCCGGCGGTTAGGCCGGCCTTTCTGCGTTCTCCTCGGCAAAGGAAACTTATGGATTCAGCTTAGCTGAATGTTCTTCTTCGAGTGCTGCAGCCGCTGGGAGCGTCGTTGTTCCCTGGGGGCGCGGCACCTGGCGGGCGAGGACGTGGGATGCGTTAATCGGCGGTCCGTCGCTGGTGAGTCGCTGCTACGGTTCGCCCTGGGCGGCGGACCGCCCGACTTCTGGAAGGTTCCTGGCCTTCCCTGCGGCGATTGGGCTGGGCCCGTGCCGGGCGGGGTTTGGGATCCGCCGCCCGGCGCAGAAGCCGTGGTCTATCCGGCTGTCTCGGTCTTGTCGCCGCTGTCGATGATGATCTGCTCAACCTCGCTTGCGGTGTATCCCCAGAGGACCAGCTGGTTCAGGTAGTCCCGGTGGGTTTGGCTCGGTGAGCGCCACGAATCTTTTTGGATGGTCTTTTCATACCCGGCGCAGATCAACGCAATCAGTCCAAACTCCGGCCGGATGGTGGTCTTGGCGACGTGGTCCCTGAGCGGGTTCCACGCCCACTGGCTGGACTCTTCGAACTTCGCCCCCACCATCTCTGCGGCCACCTTCCCTTCGTAGCCGCTGGCGGTTTCAGAGTGGTGGGTGATCGCGTGGAGGGTGAAGTACTGCCAGCCCTTGGGGGCCTGCTTCTTCGCCAGCAGATTCTTGACCCATTCACGCCTAACCACAGTTGCGGACTGCATCAGCTTGTTGTTCTCGATCAGGGTCTTCCGTTCGGCTTTCTGCTCGTCGGTCATGGGGCCTTTGGGGGCCGAAGAGGTGCCGTAGCCGCTGTAGTAGCGGAGCGTGAAGCCCAGTTCTTTCCAGCCGCTGACCACGGCGACGGCGGAGTGTTCGCCGCGATAGTCCGTCTCAATGTAGACGGCGTTTCCGTCCTCGTCGGTGGCCGGTTCCCCATCCGCCCTTTTCAGCGAGGTAACGCGGAGGGTTTCGCTGTCCTCCCCGTATCCGCACTCGAAAACAACGAGGGTTCCTGCCGCCTCCAGTTCGGCGGTGAGTGCGGCCAGCGCTGCGGCGCGGTCGCGCTTGTCGCGCAGCTGCTGGGTGACGTGCAGGAGCATGTCGGGTTCGTCCATGATGACCGATTCGATTTCGGCCGTCGCGTCTTCGTCGGACTCAAATTCGGCGAGAATAAGGGCTTCTTCGATGGTGTAGCCCTTGCCCAGGGCGGCGGCTCCGGTCTCGGTGGACTTGGCTTTGAGGGCGGACTCGACGGTGGTCCTGGTCCGTCCGGTCTTCTTGGCGATCGCGGCGGCCGAGACGCCGATCAGGGACAGCTGGTGGTAGGCGTCGGCCTCGTCGGCTTCGGTGAGTTCGGCGCGCTGGATGTTCTCCACTACCTGCGTGACGATGCGTTCGGCTTCCTCGGGACTTTCGATGATCATCACCGGGATCAGGGGCCGAGCCGCTTCGACGGCGGCCCGGGTGCGGCGCTGGCCCATCAGGACGTGCACGGTTCCGTCGTCCCTGCGGTGGGCGATCACGGGTTCCATGACGCCGTGTACCTTGATACTGGCGATGAAATCTGAGGTGAGGGCGGCGTCCTTGCGGACGTTGACATCGACAGTCAGCGTTGCCGGGTCAAGCATTTCCAGCGTGGGTGCTGCGTTCATGGTGTTGCTCCTTCTTGCCGAGAAGTGGGGTGGGTGGGGCGACCAATGGTGACCGGCCAGCTCCCCGCTCCCCCCGTTGTTTTTGGCTGCTGGCGAAGCTTGCGGAGCTGTGCACGTGCAGGCCCGTCTACCCGCCAGGGCAAGACCCGGGAAATCTTCGGAGGAAATAAGCGACGAAGGAGCGCCGGAGAAGACTTTCCCGGGC from Pseudarthrobacter phenanthrenivorans Sphe3 includes:
- a CDS encoding ParB/RepB/Spo0J family partition protein, which codes for MNAAPTLEMLDPATLTVDVNVRKDAALTSDFIASIKVHGVMEPVIAHRRDDGTVHVLMGQRRTRAAVEAARPLIPVMIIESPEEAERIVTQVVENIQRAELTEADEADAYHQLSLIGVSAAAIAKKTGRTRTTVESALKAKSTETGAAALGKGYTIEEALILAEFESDEDATAEIESVIMDEPDMLLHVTQQLRDKRDRAAALAALTAELEAAGTLVVFECGYGEDSETLRVTSLKRADGEPATDEDGNAVYIETDYRGEHSAVAVVSGWKELGFTLRYYSGYGTSSAPKGPMTDEQKAERKTLIENNKLMQSATVVRREWVKNLLAKKQAPKGWQYFTLHAITHHSETASGYEGKVAAEMVGAKFEESSQWAWNPLRDHVAKTTIRPEFGLIALICAGYEKTIQKDSWRSPSQTHRDYLNQLVLWGYTASEVEQIIIDSGDKTETAG
- a CDS encoding DUF2188 domain-containing protein, which codes for MAQGDIETYYEDGQWKNKREGTDRAFGAGYGTKDEAVAAGREAAQADQVEHVIKNQDGQIGSKNSYGNDPRNVPG